A region of Streptomyces sp. NBC_01750 DNA encodes the following proteins:
- a CDS encoding styrene monooxygenase/indole monooxygenase family protein translates to MRKILIVGAGQSGLQLALGLQSQGYEVTLMSNRTADEIRSGRVMSTQCMFDTALQHERDLGINFWESQAPRIEGLGVSVAAPDASRPIDWVGKLEGYAQSVDQRVKMAGWMETFSQRGGQLVIHGAAVSDLDFFSRTYDLVMVSAGKGELVSMFARDASRSPYDAPQRALAVSYVHGMGPRPEHPEYDAVRCNLVPGVGELFVMPTFTTTGRADILFWEGIPGGPLDVFQGVKDPAEHLSLTLELMEKFTPWEYARATKVELTDSGATLAGRYAPTVRNPIGRLPGGGLVLGVADVVVANDPITGQGSNSASKCAAAYLSSITEHGDRPFDEEWMQSTFDRYWDTAQHVTKWTNAMLGVPPEHVLNLIGAAGQLQPVADRFANGFNNPADFENFFFDPEKTNAYLGEVSGAGA, encoded by the coding sequence ATGCGGAAGATACTCATAGTCGGAGCCGGTCAGTCCGGTCTCCAGCTCGCCCTCGGACTCCAGTCGCAGGGCTACGAGGTCACCCTGATGTCCAACCGCACCGCGGACGAGATCCGGTCCGGCCGGGTCATGTCCACGCAGTGCATGTTCGACACGGCGCTGCAACACGAGCGCGATCTCGGCATCAACTTCTGGGAGTCCCAGGCCCCGCGCATCGAGGGCCTCGGCGTCTCCGTCGCCGCCCCCGACGCCTCCCGGCCCATCGACTGGGTCGGCAAGCTGGAGGGCTACGCGCAGTCGGTCGACCAGCGCGTGAAGATGGCCGGCTGGATGGAGACCTTCTCCCAGCGCGGCGGGCAGCTCGTCATCCACGGCGCGGCAGTCTCCGACCTGGACTTCTTCTCCCGTACGTACGACCTGGTCATGGTCTCAGCGGGCAAGGGCGAGCTGGTCTCGATGTTCGCCCGGGACGCCTCCCGCTCGCCGTACGACGCCCCGCAGCGCGCGCTGGCCGTCTCCTACGTCCACGGCATGGGCCCCCGACCCGAGCACCCCGAGTACGACGCGGTCCGCTGCAACCTCGTCCCGGGTGTCGGTGAGCTCTTCGTGATGCCGACCTTCACCACCACCGGCCGCGCGGACATCCTCTTCTGGGAGGGCATCCCGGGCGGACCGCTCGATGTCTTCCAGGGCGTCAAGGATCCGGCGGAGCACCTCTCGCTGACCCTCGAGCTGATGGAGAAGTTCACTCCCTGGGAGTACGCGCGCGCCACCAAGGTCGAGCTGACCGACTCGGGCGCCACCCTCGCGGGCCGGTACGCGCCCACCGTCCGCAATCCGATCGGCCGCCTTCCCGGCGGCGGACTGGTCCTCGGCGTCGCCGACGTGGTCGTCGCCAACGACCCGATCACCGGCCAGGGCTCCAACTCGGCGTCCAAGTGCGCGGCCGCGTACCTCTCCTCGATCACCGAGCACGGTGACCGGCCCTTCGACGAGGAGTGGATGCAGTCCACCTTCGACCGTTACTGGGACACCGCGCAGCACGTCACCAAGTGGACGAACGCGATGCTCGGCGTGCCGCCGGAGCACGTCCTCAACCTGATCGGTGCGGCGGGCCAGCTCCAGCCGGTCGCCGACCGTTTCGCGAACGGCTTCAACAACCCGGCGGACTTCGAGAACTTCTTCTTCGACCCCGAGAAGACGAACGCCTACCTCGGCGAGGTCTCGGGCGCCGGCGCCTGA
- a CDS encoding C40 family peptidase, protein MSDSLFRSVCTAALAAATVIAAVPAPAAAAVPPAPTTVAGMLTELQKLYRQIEEAGETYNATAERLRKQQTETARLSRDLATARNAIAAGRGDVGRLAREQYQGQSDLSSYLQLLLAKNPRQALDQGHLIERAASDRLATIARLEAGARRADTLASESRKSLDEEEALAQKQKRARDTATARLREVEKLLASLSAAEIAGLAALEQSHTATAQKKLLSTGVLNGKRTPSKKGGQALRYAVEQIGKPYVWGAEGPQAYDGSGLTSQAWARAGRAIPRTSQEQWLELPKVTLRKLRPGDLVIYFPKATHVAIYLGNGLVVQAPRPGTRVKVSPIAANPLLGAVRPDPDGAALSAYTPPKLPPGATKGSDAGYGAESAPGDGLSAPGAPPVRQAPAPETSPR, encoded by the coding sequence GTGTCGGACAGTCTGTTCCGTTCCGTCTGTACGGCGGCACTCGCCGCCGCCACGGTGATCGCGGCGGTGCCGGCCCCGGCGGCCGCCGCCGTGCCCCCCGCGCCCACGACCGTCGCCGGAATGCTGACCGAGCTTCAGAAGCTGTACCGCCAGATCGAGGAGGCCGGCGAGACGTACAACGCGACGGCGGAAAGGCTCAGGAAGCAGCAGACCGAGACGGCCAGGCTCTCCCGCGACCTGGCCACGGCGCGCAACGCGATCGCCGCCGGCCGCGGCGACGTCGGCCGGCTGGCTCGGGAGCAGTACCAGGGGCAGTCCGACCTCTCCTCCTACCTCCAGCTGCTGCTCGCCAAGAACCCGCGGCAAGCCCTCGACCAGGGCCATCTGATCGAGCGCGCGGCCAGCGACCGGCTGGCGACCATCGCGCGGCTGGAGGCGGGCGCGAGGCGGGCGGACACGCTGGCGAGCGAGTCCCGCAAGTCCCTGGACGAGGAGGAGGCGCTCGCGCAGAAGCAGAAGCGGGCACGCGACACGGCCACCGCACGGCTGCGGGAGGTCGAGAAGCTGCTCGCCTCGCTCTCCGCCGCGGAAATCGCCGGACTGGCCGCGCTGGAGCAGTCTCACACCGCCACGGCCCAGAAGAAACTGCTCTCCACGGGCGTGCTCAACGGCAAGCGCACGCCCTCCAAGAAAGGCGGCCAGGCGCTGCGGTACGCCGTGGAGCAGATCGGCAAGCCGTATGTCTGGGGCGCCGAGGGTCCCCAGGCGTACGACGGCTCGGGGCTGACCTCCCAGGCCTGGGCACGGGCCGGACGCGCCATTCCGCGTACGTCGCAGGAACAGTGGCTGGAACTCCCGAAGGTGACACTGCGCAAGCTGCGCCCCGGCGACCTGGTGATCTACTTCCCCAAGGCCACCCATGTGGCGATCTATCTGGGCAACGGCCTGGTGGTACAGGCCCCGCGCCCCGGCACCCGCGTCAAGGTCTCACCGATCGCGGCGAACCCGCTGCTGGGTGCCGTCCGCCCGGATCCGGACGGAGCCGCGCTGAGCGCCTACACACCGCCGAAGCTGCCGCCGGGCGCGACGAAGGGCTCGGACGCGGGATACGGAGCCGAGTCCGCCCCGGGCGACGGCTTGTCCGCACCCGGGGCACCCCCGGTGCGTCAGGCGCCGGCGCCCGAGACCTCGCCGAGGTAG
- a CDS encoding outer membrane protein assembly factor BamB family protein has protein sequence MEPLQQDDPRQIGPFTTLARHRDSAVCVRYLAHGPDGVTAVVSVARPELAALTAFRRRFRSETRRTQRLAGGWVAPIASSTDGADGTEGTEGTDVADGEPLWTASPYVPALTLREAIALAGPLPERAVRILGAALAETLSRVHATGAVLHGLAPDTVLLAADGPRLTALGALGAAAVAEAHPDGQLTVKLGYLTPEQATGAKPGPASDIFVLGLLLAYASTGTTPLADADRIAHGEPELGGVPDELRPLVARCLSKSPEDRPSAGTVAADLALEGAAALAREGWLPPGLVAAVEEQAAQVMALGRGDAWNPGSGPVPGPDAGPDAGQSEADLRRAGAEPVDAVASLHAGAAGAGPGSVRDADTLLVGSARNAPGDGGPGEGARVDRVTAALAVPAARSASTGTAPAVARPPVAPSTAAPFPTAPLPTPHLPAVPLPAARLPAAPAPDRRALLTGIAGAAAGLVVGGGLVYAIAAGDADKGPARAAPAPRRTRVAGLPPEPVWRYEHPATAAALLATVWQDRVLVLTGEESTGVDLRTGRRLWQRKEAASASRAVPVDDALCFVDTPDAFLWIAAQDGQVKHRIAKATSAGPGEVLTLTGRTGLDGTTLWMTGQVKKGAALQSYLLAYDLTARKWLWRTRIPGAPAPHAPQYQLIAVRPAEIVVRQYSSTLTPAQRKAANGASVLLAFDRKTGKQLKSLRLAGIHPAAALVGDESGRLFAPVADRLNAHTISGGALLWRLAPADTAPGESGVFVFGGAIVRSPMLYVANRHQQVSAVDTANGRLLWRRSTDAPVSDEIPGTGFSTSGRTVLAYDSGQLTAFAARDGKRLWKFQETGAQDSGTGAPRYEPLAGGGRNLVVRRDRTFYALPVD, from the coding sequence ATGGAGCCGCTGCAGCAGGACGATCCGCGCCAGATCGGCCCGTTCACCACGCTGGCGCGCCACCGCGATTCGGCGGTCTGTGTCCGCTACCTCGCGCACGGGCCGGACGGCGTCACGGCGGTCGTCTCGGTGGCCAGGCCGGAGCTTGCAGCGCTGACGGCGTTCCGGCGCCGCTTCCGGTCGGAGACGCGAAGGACACAGCGGCTGGCCGGTGGCTGGGTGGCGCCGATCGCATCCAGCACGGACGGTGCTGACGGTACGGAAGGCACCGAAGGTACTGACGTCGCGGACGGTGAGCCGCTGTGGACGGCGAGCCCGTACGTCCCTGCGCTGACGCTGCGTGAGGCCATCGCGCTGGCCGGTCCACTGCCGGAACGGGCGGTACGGATACTGGGCGCGGCCCTCGCGGAGACCCTGTCGCGCGTGCACGCGACCGGGGCGGTGCTGCACGGGCTGGCGCCCGACACGGTGCTGCTCGCGGCGGACGGACCGCGGCTCACCGCGTTGGGGGCGCTGGGCGCGGCGGCCGTCGCCGAGGCGCATCCGGACGGGCAACTGACCGTGAAGCTCGGCTATCTGACCCCGGAGCAGGCGACGGGCGCGAAGCCCGGACCGGCGTCGGACATTTTCGTCCTCGGCCTGCTGCTGGCATACGCGTCGACGGGTACGACCCCGCTGGCGGACGCGGACCGTATCGCGCACGGAGAGCCGGAACTGGGCGGAGTGCCGGATGAGTTGCGCCCCCTGGTGGCCCGCTGCCTGTCGAAGTCCCCGGAGGACCGCCCCTCGGCGGGCACGGTGGCGGCGGACCTGGCCCTGGAGGGCGCGGCGGCGCTGGCACGGGAGGGCTGGCTGCCTCCGGGCCTGGTGGCGGCGGTGGAGGAGCAGGCGGCGCAGGTGATGGCGCTCGGGCGGGGCGATGCGTGGAATCCCGGCTCCGGCCCCGTCCCCGGTCCTGACGCCGGTCCTGACGCCGGCCAGTCGGAGGCGGACCTCCGAAGGGCGGGCGCGGAGCCCGTGGATGCGGTGGCCTCACTGCACGCGGGTGCCGCCGGGGCGGGACCGGGCTCCGTGCGGGACGCGGACACGCTGCTCGTGGGCAGCGCTCGCAACGCCCCCGGGGACGGCGGGCCCGGGGAAGGGGCTCGCGTCGACCGGGTCACGGCCGCGCTCGCCGTACCCGCGGCGCGGAGCGCGTCGACCGGCACCGCACCCGCAGTCGCGCGGCCGCCCGTCGCTCCTTCGACCGCAGCGCCTTTCCCCACCGCGCCCCTTCCCACCCCACACCTCCCCGCAGTACCTCTTCCCGCGGCGCGCCTCCCCGCCGCGCCCGCGCCCGATCGGCGGGCGCTGCTCACCGGCATCGCCGGCGCGGCTGCCGGCCTCGTGGTCGGCGGCGGGCTGGTGTACGCCATCGCCGCCGGGGACGCGGACAAGGGCCCCGCCCGAGCCGCCCCCGCACCGCGCCGCACCCGGGTGGCCGGGCTGCCGCCGGAGCCGGTGTGGCGTTACGAGCATCCGGCGACCGCCGCCGCGCTGCTCGCCACCGTCTGGCAGGACCGGGTGCTGGTCCTCACCGGCGAGGAGTCCACCGGGGTCGATCTCCGTACCGGACGGCGGCTCTGGCAACGCAAGGAGGCCGCGTCGGCCTCCCGCGCCGTACCCGTCGACGACGCGCTCTGCTTCGTCGACACCCCCGACGCGTTCCTGTGGATCGCGGCACAGGACGGACAGGTCAAGCACCGGATCGCCAAGGCCACGTCGGCCGGTCCCGGCGAGGTCCTGACTCTCACCGGCAGGACCGGCCTGGACGGGACCACGCTCTGGATGACCGGCCAGGTCAAGAAGGGCGCCGCGCTGCAGTCCTACCTGCTCGCGTACGACCTCACTGCCCGCAAGTGGCTGTGGCGCACCCGGATCCCGGGCGCCCCTGCCCCACACGCACCGCAGTACCAGCTGATCGCCGTGCGCCCCGCCGAGATCGTCGTACGGCAGTACTCGTCCACGCTGACCCCCGCTCAGCGGAAGGCCGCCAACGGCGCATCCGTACTGCTCGCCTTCGACCGGAAGACCGGCAAACAGCTCAAGTCGCTGCGGCTCGCCGGCATCCATCCGGCCGCCGCCCTGGTGGGCGATGAGTCGGGCAGGCTGTTCGCCCCGGTGGCCGACCGGCTGAATGCGCACACCATCAGTGGCGGAGCACTGCTGTGGCGGCTGGCCCCGGCCGATACGGCTCCCGGCGAGAGCGGAGTCTTCGTGTTCGGCGGCGCGATCGTCCGCAGCCCCATGCTGTATGTCGCCAACCGTCACCAGCAGGTGTCCGCCGTCGACACCGCGAACGGCCGCCTGTTGTGGCGGCGCTCCACCGACGCGCCGGTGTCGGACGAGATTCCGGGGACGGGCTTCAGCACGAGCGGCCGGACGGTACTCGCGTACGACAGCGGCCAGCTCACCGCGTTCGCCGCACGCGACGGAAAGCGGCTGTGGAAGTTCCAGGAGACGGGCGCGCAGGACAGCGGAACCGGCGCACCCCGCTACGAGCCCCTCGCCGGCGGCGGCCGGAATCTCGTCGTCCGGCGGGACCGTACGTTTTACGCCCTGCCGGTGGACTGA
- a CDS encoding ABC transporter substrate-binding protein encodes MKTGFKRAAAPLALFTLAALLAGCGGDSDSGSKKVTVWMYPVIADPKANSAYWAQIEADFEKAAPGTSLTVEQQPWENRDQKIATAFGGGKGPDVVLLTPDQIPQFSASGAISPVDGALKDSVGKFLPATLDAMKQKGKIYGAPIYQTITTTIYNKKLLAAAGVTAPPGTWDEIRAAAPKLKKNGVALLDYSASNEASLNLNFYPLLWQAGGSVFAEDGKKVAFNSPQGVEALTFLTDLYKAGSVPKSSMTNTNLLADQALGKQQAAMGFSVVLADAELASKTWGPENVVVGAPLRGPAKEVAFGIPGALSVNAKSRNTAGAEKFLAFMTQPAQVKSLGSASGYFSPRTDVTVPNASPYAKQYQAALANVSPGEPNPAARQLMGLLAPEIQAALAGKKSPKEALDSAAKAADDLLARQR; translated from the coding sequence ATGAAGACAGGCTTCAAGCGCGCCGCCGCACCTCTCGCTCTGTTCACGCTCGCCGCCCTGCTCGCAGGCTGTGGCGGTGACAGCGATTCGGGATCGAAGAAAGTCACCGTCTGGATGTACCCGGTGATCGCCGATCCCAAGGCCAACTCCGCCTACTGGGCGCAGATCGAGGCGGACTTCGAGAAGGCGGCGCCGGGCACCTCGCTCACCGTCGAGCAGCAGCCGTGGGAGAACCGCGACCAGAAGATCGCCACTGCGTTCGGCGGCGGCAAGGGGCCGGACGTCGTCCTGCTGACGCCGGACCAGATTCCGCAGTTCTCCGCCAGCGGCGCCATCAGCCCGGTGGACGGGGCGCTCAAGGACAGCGTCGGCAAATTCCTGCCCGCCACGCTGGACGCGATGAAACAGAAGGGCAAGATCTACGGCGCGCCCATCTACCAGACCATCACGACCACGATCTACAACAAGAAGTTGCTGGCCGCAGCCGGTGTCACCGCACCGCCCGGGACCTGGGACGAGATCAGGGCCGCCGCCCCCAAGCTCAAGAAGAACGGCGTCGCCCTCCTCGACTACTCCGCCAGCAACGAGGCCTCGCTGAACCTCAACTTCTATCCGCTGCTGTGGCAGGCGGGCGGCAGTGTCTTCGCCGAGGACGGCAAGAAGGTCGCCTTCAACAGTCCTCAGGGTGTCGAGGCGCTCACCTTCCTCACCGACCTCTACAAGGCGGGCTCGGTCCCCAAGTCGTCGATGACGAACACCAACCTCCTCGCCGACCAGGCACTCGGCAAGCAGCAGGCTGCCATGGGCTTCTCCGTCGTCCTCGCCGACGCCGAACTGGCCTCGAAGACCTGGGGCCCGGAGAACGTCGTGGTGGGAGCGCCGCTCAGGGGACCCGCGAAGGAGGTCGCGTTCGGCATCCCCGGTGCGCTCAGCGTCAACGCCAAGTCCAGGAACACTGCCGGCGCGGAGAAGTTCCTCGCCTTCATGACTCAGCCGGCGCAGGTCAAGTCCCTGGGCAGCGCCAGCGGATACTTCTCGCCGCGGACGGACGTCACCGTGCCGAACGCCTCGCCGTACGCGAAGCAGTACCAGGCGGCGCTGGCGAACGTCAGTCCCGGTGAGCCCAACCCGGCCGCGCGCCAGCTGATGGGTCTGCTCGCGCCGGAGATCCAGGCGGCCCTGGCAGGGAAGAAGAGCCCCAAGGAAGCGCTCGACTCGGCGGCCAAGGCGGCCGACGACCTGCTGGCGCGGCAGCGTTGA
- a CDS encoding carbohydrate ABC transporter permease, translated as MSEEITRDTASREAATGEPVAREVATARVVTVREQVTGKQAVREAGPHQGRPGTPARRREALVGLAFVAPMLVLFIVFRFGPTIGAAFLSLTDYRLSGEWRFIGAENYTRLFADDVFWESLGVTAVYTAVYVPMTVLLALGTAVLLHRTLWLRGFFRGLFFLPYVTSIVLAAVIWKWIYQVDDGLLNATLGALSLGPVDFLGDESLVLPSIAATSAWKGFGYTMLILLAGLQSIPREITEAATIDGTTAWQRFRWVTLPLLRPVLFFVLVIEAIQAFQVFDAMYVMTAGGPIRASYSLVYFLYDSGFKYFDFGYASAVGLMLFLVVLIFSLIQRRLIGREAD; from the coding sequence TTGAGCGAGGAGATCACACGCGATACGGCCTCGCGCGAGGCGGCCACAGGTGAACCGGTCGCGCGCGAGGTGGCCACCGCGCGGGTGGTCACCGTCCGTGAGCAGGTCACCGGCAAGCAGGCCGTTCGCGAGGCGGGCCCTCACCAGGGCCGGCCCGGCACCCCCGCGCGACGACGCGAGGCCCTCGTGGGCCTCGCGTTCGTGGCCCCGATGCTCGTGCTGTTCATCGTCTTCCGCTTCGGCCCCACCATCGGTGCGGCGTTCCTCTCGCTCACCGACTACCGGCTCAGCGGCGAATGGCGGTTCATCGGGGCCGAGAACTACACCCGTCTGTTCGCGGACGACGTGTTCTGGGAGAGCCTGGGCGTCACCGCCGTCTACACCGCGGTCTATGTCCCGATGACCGTGCTGCTCGCTCTCGGCACGGCCGTGCTGCTGCACCGCACCCTCTGGCTGCGCGGCTTCTTCCGCGGCCTCTTCTTCCTGCCGTACGTCACCAGCATCGTGCTGGCCGCCGTCATCTGGAAGTGGATCTACCAGGTCGACGACGGGCTCCTCAACGCGACACTCGGCGCCCTCTCTCTCGGCCCTGTCGACTTCCTCGGCGACGAGTCCCTCGTCCTGCCCTCCATCGCCGCTACGTCCGCCTGGAAGGGCTTCGGCTACACCATGCTGATCCTTCTCGCCGGGCTCCAGTCCATCCCCCGCGAGATCACCGAGGCGGCGACCATCGACGGCACCACCGCCTGGCAGCGCTTCCGCTGGGTGACGCTGCCACTGCTGCGGCCGGTGCTTTTCTTTGTGCTCGTCATTGAGGCGATCCAGGCTTTCCAGGTCTTCGACGCGATGTATGTCATGACCGCGGGCGGACCGATCCGGGCCAGCTATTCGCTCGTCTACTTCCTGTACGACTCGGGCTTCAAGTACTTCGACTTCGGCTACGCCAGCGCGGTCGGCCTGATGCTTTTCCTCGTCGTCCTGATCTTCTCGCTCATTCAGCGCCGGCTCATCGGAAGGGAGGCGGACTGA
- a CDS encoding carbohydrate ABC transporter permease, producing the protein MARLRLPVLLILVAFVTVTPFLVMVLVAFAPPGGQALPGAFDITRATWQNFTDVLNGADIGRWALNSLVYSLVSVVLILLFSSMAGYAFAKKRFPGREILFWAFLATLMVPFQATLIPYYILVSKMGGVDTYWGLIVPTLANSQAVFLMRQFMYQLPDELFEAAKIDGASEWRIYTTIVIPLIRPILATLGVFVFLWHWNDFLWPLVIGQSEQMRTLTVGLATLEGENTAINQIMAGATITVVPCLLVFGLLQRYLTDSIATTGLKS; encoded by the coding sequence ATGGCGCGGCTCAGACTGCCCGTGCTGCTGATCCTGGTCGCGTTCGTGACCGTCACGCCGTTCCTGGTGATGGTGCTGGTCGCCTTCGCCCCGCCGGGCGGTCAGGCCCTCCCCGGGGCCTTCGACATCACCCGCGCCACCTGGCAGAACTTCACCGATGTCCTCAACGGTGCGGACATCGGCCGCTGGGCGCTCAACTCCCTCGTCTATTCGCTGGTTTCGGTCGTGCTGATCCTGCTGTTCTCGTCGATGGCCGGCTACGCCTTCGCCAAGAAGCGGTTCCCCGGGCGCGAGATCCTGTTCTGGGCTTTCCTCGCGACGCTGATGGTGCCGTTTCAGGCCACCCTCATCCCGTACTACATCCTGGTGTCGAAGATGGGCGGCGTCGACACGTACTGGGGGCTGATCGTGCCGACCCTCGCCAACTCCCAGGCGGTGTTCCTGATGCGGCAGTTCATGTATCAGTTGCCCGACGAGCTCTTCGAGGCGGCGAAGATCGACGGGGCGTCGGAGTGGCGGATCTACACCACCATCGTCATTCCGCTCATCCGGCCGATCCTGGCGACTCTCGGGGTGTTCGTCTTCCTGTGGCACTGGAACGACTTCCTCTGGCCCCTGGTGATCGGGCAGTCCGAGCAGATGCGTACGCTCACCGTCGGCCTCGCCACGCTGGAGGGCGAGAACACGGCCATCAACCAGATCATGGCCGGGGCCACCATCACCGTGGTCCCCTGCCTGCTTGTCTTCGGGCTGCTGCAGCGCTATCTGACCGACTCGATCGCCACCACCGGTCTCAAGAGCTGA
- a CDS encoding LLM class flavin-dependent oxidoreductase, protein MPQRTMRLGLYVNLYADKADRPRLADAVEQVKLAEQAGFDWVVLGERHLHRPGYHEAVTSLAYLAAHTERIGLATAGLIAPVYQPVWLAETLAHIDVLSGGRLTAGFVLGYRPEEFTLYGTQPRERVSRFEECLELVTRLWTEDEVTHHGRWTSVDRAFLAPRPVQSPRPRIWNGGRVPAALERTARMCDGWTTSFNELDSELPDKIDEYRSYPRGAASLGAEVIICREGYAATTSKQARAALEGPLRGLYDAYGDWKRTSADAARYAQQWDDIEARSVIGSVDECVQRLGQYGEMGADGVVLRIQPPGMPQSDALRAIEAFGTEVLPGLNG, encoded by the coding sequence ATGCCACAGCGCACCATGCGTCTCGGCCTCTACGTCAATCTCTACGCGGACAAGGCCGACCGGCCCCGGCTCGCCGACGCGGTGGAGCAGGTGAAGCTCGCCGAACAGGCCGGGTTCGACTGGGTGGTGCTGGGCGAACGCCATCTGCACCGGCCCGGCTACCACGAGGCCGTCACCTCCCTGGCCTATCTCGCCGCACACACCGAGCGCATCGGGCTTGCCACGGCCGGGCTGATCGCGCCGGTCTACCAGCCGGTGTGGCTCGCCGAGACCCTCGCGCACATCGATGTGCTCTCCGGCGGGCGGCTCACCGCCGGTTTCGTACTCGGCTACCGGCCCGAGGAGTTCACGCTGTACGGCACCCAGCCGCGCGAGCGTGTGTCCCGCTTCGAGGAGTGCCTGGAGCTGGTCACCCGGCTCTGGACCGAGGACGAGGTGACCCACCACGGCCGCTGGACCTCGGTGGACCGGGCCTTCCTCGCACCCCGTCCGGTGCAGTCCCCGCGGCCCCGGATCTGGAACGGCGGACGGGTCCCGGCGGCGCTGGAGCGTACGGCCCGGATGTGCGACGGCTGGACCACCTCGTTCAACGAGCTCGACTCCGAACTCCCTGACAAGATCGACGAGTACCGCTCGTACCCACGCGGCGCGGCCAGTCTGGGTGCCGAGGTCATCATCTGCCGCGAGGGCTACGCCGCCACCACCTCGAAGCAGGCGCGAGCCGCCCTGGAGGGCCCGCTGCGCGGTCTGTACGACGCCTACGGCGACTGGAAGCGCACCTCCGCCGACGCCGCGCGCTACGCCCAGCAGTGGGACGACATCGAGGCGCGCTCCGTGATCGGCTCGGTGGACGAGTGCGTGCAGCGGCTCGGACAGTACGGCGAGATGGGCGCCGACGGGGTCGTCCTGCGGATCCAGCCGCCGGGCATGCCGCAGTCGGACGCGCTGCGGGCGATCGAGGCGTTCGGGACCGAGGTGCTGCCGGGCCTCAACGGCTGA
- a CDS encoding dihydrodipicolinate synthase family protein, whose product MSATEDLVRRLRGTVLPAVATPMDPRGVVDLDALRGYAERIAAERIGGVAVWAHTGRGLHLSRTDRHQVLRIWREVVEGPIVAGVGVSRPVRPRTLREAWDATVAMAVDAAALGADAVMVYPLAQFAERPGGQSEAVRLHERVAEESGLPVLGFFLHGEAGGYPYPPELIRRLLALPSAAGVKLATLDRAMACQDAIRAASGSGKLVITGEDRMFGPSLMWGADSALVGIAAARVPLTTAVLDSWRAGDHAGFVTASARLDRFAEATFLAPIEGYVQRMLWAAVWEGLIPEEAAHDPYGPELPGAERQAVVSCLEALAKEQAGPPGE is encoded by the coding sequence ATGTCTGCGACGGAGGACCTGGTACGCCGGCTGCGCGGCACCGTACTGCCCGCTGTGGCCACCCCCATGGACCCCCGGGGAGTCGTGGACCTGGACGCGCTGCGCGGTTACGCGGAGCGGATCGCGGCCGAACGGATCGGCGGCGTCGCCGTCTGGGCGCACACCGGGCGCGGTCTTCATCTCTCCCGGACCGACCGTCATCAGGTGCTGCGCATCTGGCGGGAGGTGGTCGAAGGGCCGATCGTGGCAGGCGTGGGGGTGTCACGACCGGTCCGCCCCCGCACCTTGCGGGAGGCCTGGGACGCCACCGTCGCGATGGCGGTGGACGCCGCCGCGCTCGGCGCGGACGCGGTCATGGTCTATCCGCTGGCGCAGTTCGCCGAGCGCCCCGGGGGACAGTCGGAGGCGGTACGGCTGCACGAGCGGGTGGCCGAGGAGAGCGGGCTGCCGGTGCTCGGGTTCTTTCTGCACGGTGAGGCGGGCGGCTACCCCTACCCGCCCGAGCTGATCCGCCGGCTGCTCGCGCTGCCGTCCGCCGCCGGGGTCAAACTTGCCACGCTGGACCGGGCGATGGCCTGCCAGGATGCGATCCGCGCGGCGAGCGGGAGCGGCAAGCTGGTGATCACGGGCGAGGACCGGATGTTCGGCCCGTCGCTGATGTGGGGCGCGGACTCCGCCCTGGTGGGCATCGCGGCGGCGCGGGTGCCCCTGACGACGGCGGTCCTGGACAGCTGGCGGGCGGGTGACCATGCCGGTTTCGTCACTGCGTCGGCCCGGCTGGACCGGTTCGCGGAAGCGACCTTCCTGGCGCCCATCGAGGGCTATGTGCAGCGGATGCTGTGGGCGGCGGTGTGGGAGGGGCTGATCCCGGAGGAGGCGGCGCACGATCCGTACGGGCCCGAGCTGCCCGGCGCCGAGCGGCAGGCGGTCGTCTCGTGCCTCGAGGCGCTCGCGAAGGAGCAGGCCGGCCCGCCCGGCGAATGA